The genomic window CTTCATAATCTAAAACAGAATCTAAATTTTTATTTGTATCCTTTATAATAATGTTATTTATTTTGTATTCTTTATTTAAACTATTTTCATAATAATTTCTAGACATATATATATAATTTCCTTGATAATTTTCAGTAATATTTTTAACTTTTAGATTATAATTATTTCCAATATAATCTGTAACTATAATTTCATCACCTATTCCTTTATTTAATAATGTTAAAGTTCTTTTTGAAATAACAACTCCATCATCAGTAATATCATTGGTTAAATAAATAAAATTAGAAATATTAATATCATCTATTATATACATTTTTATATTATTTTCACGATCATTTACAATAAATTTAGCATCAATACTTTGTAAACTTAATGTTGTAAAATTATCTTTAAGTACCTTAGATATTGTGTCTATTTCATTTTCATTTAAATGTTGTTTTAAATTAACCTCAGCATGAAAATTTCTAATCTTATTATACTGAATTTCAGAAATTTCCGAAAATGAATTTCTAATAGCAAAACCTAAAAATATTAATGCTGTACATCCTGATACACCAAGTATATTCATTATCATTTTACCCTTATATCTAAAAATATTTCTTAAAGTAATTTTATTTGAAAACATCAATTTCTCCCATATGAACTTTATATTTTCTAATAAAATTTTTGTACCATATTTAGGAACTTTTGGTTTTAATAAATCAGAAATTTCAATATTAAAATCATTCTTTAGTGCTAAATAAACAGAAATTATAGTTGATAAAATTGATGAAATTATACTTATAATGATAATCTTAAAATCTATAATTATTTGAAGATCATTGTATGCAGAAATAGAACCCGCTCTAAATGCAGTATAAATAAATTTTGGCATAGAAAATAATCCAAAATAAATACCTAATGTTATCCCTAAAATTGTCGGAATTAATGCATAATAATAATATTTTTTAGAAATTTCCCATTTACTGTACCCTAAAAATAAATATGTACCTATAGAGTTTCTTTGTTCATCAACCATTCTTGTCATTGTAGTTGTAGAAACAAGAATAACAATTAAATAAAATATTATAGGAAAAAGCTTTGAAATTATATTAAGACTGTCAACACTTTCAATAAATGAGGAATAACTAGGATTATCAATTCTTGAATTGACAAAATATAAAACTTTTAAATTATCTAGTTTACGTTCATTTACTTCTATTTCATTTAAAGATTTATTTATTTCAAAATTTGCTTTATTTCTTTCATTTTCAAATTTTTCTTCAGCTATATTAATCTCTTTCTTATTTTTTTCTATTTTTTTCTTCCCTTGATTAATATCATTTAGATTTTTTTGATAGTCTAAATTATATTTATTTTTTTCATTTATTAATAATTGAGTTCCATCATCTAATTTATCGATACCATTTTCAACTTGAATTAATCCATCATCAATTTTGGAATTATTTTCTTCCAATTCTTTGATTTTATTTAAAATAAATTTTAAATTTTCATTTAATTCATATTTTTTATTTAATAAATTTATTTTTTCCTTCTCTAATTTAATTTCTCCTTGCTCTATTTCCATCAAAGCATTAGAAATTTGTTTTTTCCCCTCTTCAATTTTAGTATTAGAAACAAATAAATTAGGCTTTAAATTATCCACATATTCTTTATTTTTAAGGACTTCCTCTTTAGATTTATCAATATTAATCTTATTTTCATTTATTAATAAAATCCCATTTTCTATTTCTTGTAATCCATCAAGAATTTTAGTTTTATTTGTTTCTAATTCTTTTAATCCTTCTTCTATTTTAACTTTATTTTCTTTTAATTCGTAATACTTTTCAATTAATTCAGTTTTATTTTTATTTATTTTATTTTCATTAATCTGAAATTTCTCAAAAGCTCCTTCAAATTCATTTATTTTTGAATTTAATTCTTTTTCAGCATTAAAAATTTTATTTTTTGCATCTGAAATCTTATTAGCATTTTTATCAATTTCATTTTTTGCATCAATAATTTTATTTTTTCCATCATTAATTTCATTGTATTTCTCATCTAGAAAGTTACTTAATTTTGATGAAGAATTTTCATAAATTTTATTTTGAATATCTATTTTTTTATCAAATACAAATTTATCATACTCTTCTGAATATGTAGGTTCATTAATATTTAATTTTATATTTGCAAATGTATATTCTTTATTCTGGAAATATTCTAAAATCGTATATGCATTAATTTTAACAACACTATAGCCCTTAAATGCAATATTTTTAGAATTTTCAAGTCTATCTTCAACATTTTCATAATAACCAACAACATTAAAAATTTTATCATTTTCTAATTTAATATTATCATTAATTCTGTATTTATTTTTGTAAGTACTTTCAATAATTATTTCATTAATTTTATCAGGAAATTTTCCATCAATTAATTTTAATGTTGAAATTTTTTTAGGTATATTTTTAACATTAATTATATCTTTACTATTATTTATATATATTTCTTCATTGTATCCATATTCAATATCAGATATATATTCTAAATTATTTAAAATATCTAAATCTCTTTGATCTAAAGCAATATTTGAACTAACCTTAATATCTGCAACATTATACATTGAATATAAGTTATCAATAGTTTTATGCATATCTTTACTTAATACATTTAAACCAATAAAAGTTGATATACCAAGTAAATTAATAATAAAAATTGCTAAAAATCTAGTTTTAGATTTAAAAAATTCACGAATAATATCTTTATTATTCGTTTTCATAAACTATTTTCCTAATTCATGATAATAATCATTTAATCTTTGAATAACATTGAATAATCTTTTTCTAAAATGTTCTTTTGTTATTTTTTCTACTTCTTCTCTAGAAATTTTAGCTAAAGTTAAGTATTTTCCAGTATTTTGTAATTCTACCGTTTTTGCAAATGAATATTTTTTTAGCTCAATTATCTCTTTTGAAATATCATCTGCCATAAGTTTCATTGTTTCATAATCAAAATTTTGACCAGTAAGTTTAGTGTTTTCAAATAAATTTTTTAAAGTACTAAAAGAAAGCTCATAAATTGAATTTGTTAAACCTTCAATTGCATCTAATTTTGCATCTTCAATTGTAATTAATCTATCTGAAACAACTGCTAAATCATTCTCATAATCAAAAGTGTCTTTCATTATTTCTTTTGTTGCTTTACTTGTAAATAATCCACTTAAAAATTCATCAGATGAAAGTCTTGTATATGAAAAAGAATTTAAAGTTGTTAAAGCTGTAAGTATAAATATCATTTTTTTCATATTAATTTCCTCCCTTAATAATTATTGCTTTTGTATTAATAATATTTTCTATATTTTGTATATTTTCTTCTTTTTCTGGGTTATCAGATGGTGTAAAGTATATATCTTCAAGATTTAAATCTGCTTTTCTAATTGTTTCATGAGAAATTAAAACTTCATTAATCATTCCACGTCTATTTCTTGAAATTAAAATTACAGAAGAAATTTTTCTATATTCAGACATTAAATCTATAATACTATATTCCCCTTCAATTGGTATTAAAGGACTTTTTACAATTCTAATAAATAAAATGTCACATTCATGTGAAGCTTCTTCAATAGCATTTCTTAAATCAATGACTGTTTCATCATTTTTGAATATACTAATTGTTTTAGTTTTAGAATTTGGATTTTTAGTTTGTATATATTTTTCAACTTCCTCTTTACCAGCATTAATATCTGTACCAAATAAGAAATAAATTTTTGCTCTTTGATCTCCTCTATCTTTAACAATATGGTGTCTTCTACATCTTGCTTCATAATTTTCACTAGCACCCACCATTACAATTGGGTCATCTCTAAATGCTGGCTCACCATTGATAAGTCTTTGGCTGGCATAGGCTTCTTTACCACAAACCATACATATAGCTTTTAACTTTATAATAGAATCTGCGTATGTTAATAATTCAGGCATTGGATGAAATGGTTCTGCTTTAAAGTCCAAGTCTAATCCTGCTACCACAACTCTTTTACCAAGATTAACATATTTATTACAAAATTCAACTATATCTTTACCAAAAAATTGTACTTCATCTACACCTATAACTTCAACATCTGGATGTTTTGAGATTATGTCTTCCATTTCTAAAACATTACTTACCGGGTATGCTCCAATACTGTCTTGACTGTGTGAAAAAATACCATTTTCACCATATCTTTTATCAATTGCATGTTTAAATATTAAAACGTTTTGTTTTGTAAATGATTCTCTTCTCAATCTTCTTATTAACTCTTCACTTTTTCCCGAAAACATACTTCCACATATTACTTCTAATCTACCAACATTATCACTATTTTTTAAAAACATATTTATATTTTGACCAATGGTCAAACTCCTTTCTCTTTTTTAATATTATATCATAAAATATATCAATAAGTAATGTAAATTATTTTTTTATTTCATGTAATTGACTTATCACAATTTATAAGTTATAATTTTTATGAGGTGGTAGAATATGAAAAAGTTTTTTATATTTTTATCTTTACTTTCATTTGTATTATTTTCTCAAAATGAAACTGATGAAAGGTTAAATAAAATTTTAAATGAACTTATTGTTATATCTGAACATAATATTGAAATATCACATGAAGAAGAAATAGTGTTAAGAGATAAAATTATAGAATTTGCTAAAACAAATTTAGATAGGCCATATTCTTGGGGTTCAGTAGGTCCCAATAAATTTGATTGCTCTGGATTTGTT from Streptobacillus canis includes these protein-coding regions:
- a CDS encoding FtsX-like permease family protein, which translates into the protein MKTNNKDIIREFFKSKTRFLAIFIINLLGISTFIGLNVLSKDMHKTIDNLYSMYNVADIKVSSNIALDQRDLDILNNLEYISDIEYGYNEEIYINNSKDIINVKNIPKKISTLKLIDGKFPDKINEIIIESTYKNKYRINDNIKLENDKIFNVVGYYENVEDRLENSKNIAFKGYSVVKINAYTILEYFQNKEYTFANIKLNINEPTYSEEYDKFVFDKKIDIQNKIYENSSSKLSNFLDEKYNEINDGKNKIIDAKNEIDKNANKISDAKNKIFNAEKELNSKINEFEGAFEKFQINENKINKNKTELIEKYYELKENKVKIEEGLKELETNKTKILDGLQEIENGILLINENKINIDKSKEEVLKNKEYVDNLKPNLFVSNTKIEEGKKQISNALMEIEQGEIKLEKEKINLLNKKYELNENLKFILNKIKELEENNSKIDDGLIQVENGIDKLDDGTQLLINEKNKYNLDYQKNLNDINQGKKKIEKNKKEINIAEEKFENERNKANFEINKSLNEIEVNERKLDNLKVLYFVNSRIDNPSYSSFIESVDSLNIISKLFPIIFYLIVILVSTTTMTRMVDEQRNSIGTYLFLGYSKWEISKKYYYYALIPTILGITLGIYFGLFSMPKFIYTAFRAGSISAYNDLQIIIDFKIIIISIISSILSTIISVYLALKNDFNIEISDLLKPKVPKYGTKILLENIKFIWEKLMFSNKITLRNIFRYKGKMIMNILGVSGCTALIFLGFAIRNSFSEISEIQYNKIRNFHAEVNLKQHLNENEIDTISKVLKDNFTTLSLQSIDAKFIVNDRENNIKMYIIDDINISNFIYLTNDITDDGVVISKRTLTLLNKGIGDEIIVTDYIGNNYNLKVKNITENYQGNYIYMSRNYYENSLNKEYKINNIIIKDTNKNLDSVLDYEEVQSISLNKTYKEIFDKISESLNFIVVFITLLSAVLSIVVTYSLLEINVNERQRELATIKVIGFYAKEVSLYIYKEIFILTVVGIIFGLIFGRGLHKIILVSMEKTNTVFVESTGISPYIFAIILTLFFSIISMLLVHRKLKNIDMIEALKME
- a CDS encoding thymidine kinase translates to MFLKNSDNVGRLEVICGSMFSGKSEELIRRLRRESFTKQNVLIFKHAIDKRYGENGIFSHSQDSIGAYPVSNVLEMEDIISKHPDVEVIGVDEVQFFGKDIVEFCNKYVNLGKRVVVAGLDLDFKAEPFHPMPELLTYADSIIKLKAICMVCGKEAYASQRLINGEPAFRDDPIVMVGASENYEARCRRHHIVKDRGDQRAKIYFLFGTDINAGKEEVEKYIQTKNPNSKTKTISIFKNDETVIDLRNAIEEASHECDILFIRIVKSPLIPIEGEYSIIDLMSEYRKISSVILISRNRRGMINEVLISHETIRKADLNLEDIYFTPSDNPEKEENIQNIENIINTKAIIIKGGN